From the Kitasatospora atroaurantiaca genome, the window CCCTCGCCTCGTTCGCGATCTTCGAGTTCCTCTGGGTCTGGAACGACCTGCTGGTGGCGCTCACCTTCGCCGGAGGAACGGCCGAGGTCGCGCCGATGACCGTTCGGCTGGCGCAGCTGTCCGGGTCCTTCGGCGGCCGCTGGGAGCTGCTGACCGCCGGGGCGTTCCTGTCGTTGATCGTCCCGCTGATCGTCTTCTTCAGCCTGCAGCGCTACTTCGTCCGGGGGCTGCTGGCCGGGTCCGTCAAGGGCTGACGCTCCATCGGGTGTCATGCCTCGGGAATGTGTGGATTCTGCGGACACGCCCACCTCGCAACCGGTAAACCGGAGGCGGCAATTCGGCCGCTGATGTGGTTATCGGACGCTGGGGGACGGCGTGGGGCTCAAGAAACGACTCGCAGGCCTGCTGGTGGCCCTGCTCGCGGCATCGGCCCTGGTGGCCGCCCCCGCGTGGGCCGCCGGCACGGCCGTGCTCGGCAACAACGTGGTCGGTACGGCCACGGATTCGGGGGATTCCAACTACCTCAACGCCTCCCGGTACGTCACCGGATCCGCCGGCGGAGCGGTCAGCAGCATCAGCGTGTACGTCGGGGCGGTCGGCGCGGCGCCCAACAACCAGTACCAGGTGGCGGTGTACGCCGACAGCAGCGGCAAGCCCGGCGCCCTGCTGGCGAGCAGCGCGAGCGGGACGCTCACCGCCAACGCCTGGAACACCCTGCCGGTCACCGCCACGCTCGGCCCCAACACCCCGTACTGGCTCGCGTACAACACCAACGGCAGCAACGCGACGGTCAACAACCTCAAGTACACCAGCGGCGGCACCAGCGCGTACGGCAACGGAGGCGCCACCTTCGGGACCTGGCCCGCCACCTTCGGCGCCACCACGGCGGAGAACCTCAGCTTCTCGATCTACGCGACGTACACCCCGGACGACGGCGGCAGCACCCCGCCGGGCGCCGGCCCCGGCGGCGAGGGCCCGATCCTGCTGGTCAGCAGCCCGGGCAACCCGTACACCCGGTACTACACGGAGATCCTCAAGGCCGAGGGTCTCAACTGCTACAAGGTCAGCGACCTCTCCGCGGTGACCAGCTCCACGCTCGCCTCCTACGACGTGGTGCTGCTCGGCGAGATGCCGTTGACGGCCGCCCAGGTCACCATGTTCAGCGACTGGACCAACGGCGGCGGACGCCTGGTCGCGATGCGCCCGGACAAGCAGCTCGCCCCGCTGCTCGGCCTGACGGCCACCACCGGGACGCAGTCCGACGCCTACCTGAAGATCGACACCTCGGCGGCCCCCGGCGCCGGGCTCACCGGCGACACCATGGGCTACCACGGCACCGCCGACCGGTACACGCTGAACGGCGCGACCGCCGTGGCCACCCTCTACAGCGACGCGAGCACCGCCACCGCCAACCCGGCCGTGACGCTGCGCACGGCGGGCAGCGGCCGGGCCGCCGCGTTCACCTTCGACCTCGCGAAGTCCGTGGTGCAGACCCGGCAGGGCAACATCGCCTGGGCCGGTCAGCAGCGTGACGCCACCGACGGCTACGAGGCGAGCGAGATGTTCTTCGGGACGGGCGGCCAGCCGGACTGGAACAACCTGGACAAGGCGCTGATCCCCATCGCCGACGAGCAGCAGCGGCTGCTGGCCAACCTGATCACCCTGGTGGACTCGGCCAAGAAGCCGCTGCCGCGCTTCTGGTACTTCCCCCGCGACGTCAAGGCGGTGGTCGTGATGAGCGGTGACGACCACGGCATCGGCGGTACGGCGGGCCGCTGGGACGGGTACATCGCGCAGAGCCCGGCCGGCTGCAACGTGGCCAACTGGGAGTGCATCCGGGGCTCCTCGTACCTCTACACCAGCGGGCCGATGACCGCCGCCCAGGCACAGGCCTACTCCGACCAGGGCTTCGAGGTCGGGCTGCACGTGACCACCAACTGCCAGCCCTGGGGCACCACGGCGGCTCTGCAGGGCATGTACACCGACCAGTTGAACGCCTTCAAGGCCAAGTACCCCTCCCTGCCGACGCCGTCGAGCAGCCGCACGCACTGCGTGGAGTGGGACGACTGGGCGACGCAGGCCAGGACCAAGCTGGCCAACGGCATCCGGCTGGACGAGGACTACTACTTCTATCCGTCCTCCTTCACCAAGGACCGGCCCGGCTACTTCAACGGCACCGGCGAGATCATGAAGTTCGCCGACACCGACGGCAGCGTCATCGACGAGTACCAGGCGACCACCCAGCTGACCGACGAGTCGGGCCAGACCTACCCCGCCACCGTCAACACACTGCTGAACGGCGCCTACGGTTCGCAGGGCTACTACGCGGCGCTCACCGCCAACATCCACACGGACTACGCCGCCTCGACCGCCTCGGACGCGATCATCGCCGCGGCCAAGGCCAAGGGCGTTCCGGTGGTGTCGGGCCGCCAGATGCTGACCTGGCTGGACGGGCGCAACGGCTCGGCCTTCAGCAAGCTGGCCTGGAGCGGCAGTTCGCTGAGCTTCGACATCACGGGCGGGGCGAACGGTCTGCGCGCGATGGTGCCGGTCAACTCGGCCTCCGGCAGCCTCGCCGGTCTGAGCCGGCAGGGGCAGTCCGTGCCGTACCGGATCGAGACGATCAAGGGCGTGTCCTACGCCTTCTTCGACGGGACGGTGGGCTCGTACGTCGCGACCTACGGCCAGGACACCACGGCGCCCACGGTGACCGGGACCTCCCCGGCGAACGGGGCCACGGGGGTGGCGCCCTCCGCGGCGGTGCGGTTCTCCTTCGGTGAGCCGCTCGACCCGGCGACGGTGACGGCCTCGACGGTGACGCTGCGGGTGAGCGGCGGTGCTGCGGTGGCCGGCTCGGTCGCGTACGACAGCACGACCAGCAGCGCGGTCTTCACGCCCGGCTCGGCGCTGGCACTGACGACCGGTTACACGGCCACCGTGCAGGGGGTGAAGGACATCGCGGGGAACGTGCTGGCGAGCCCGTACAGCGTCTCCTTCACCACCGGAGGAGCGCCGCCGCAGACGATCGGGAACACCGCCGTCGGCACGCTGATCGACGACACCGACTCCAACCACCTGAACGGCAGCAAGGTGACGACGGGTGCGAGCCCGGTGCCGCTGACCTCGCTGAGCGTGCACGTGGGCTCGGTGAGCGCGGCGCCCAACAACCAGTACCAGCTGGCGGTGTACACCGACAGCGGCGGCTCGCCGGGCACCCTGGTGGTCTCCACGGCGAGCGGCACCCTGACCGCCAACGCCTGGAACTCGCTGCCGGTGAGCGCCACGCTGAGTGCCAACACCACGTACTGGTTCGTCTACAACAGCAACGGGACGAGCGCGGCCGTCAACAACATGAACTTCAGCACCGGAGCGGCCGGGCAGGGCGCCTACAGCAGCACCGGGGTGCCCTTCGGGACCTGGCCGGCGAGCTTCGGGCCGGCCACCAAGGACACGCTGATGTACTCGCTGTACGGGTCGTACTGACCCTCCGTCCGTGGGGCGCTTGTGTCACAAGTCTGCGACACAAGCGCCCCAGGCATGTTTTGAACCTGTTCAGAATGATCGCAGGGACCCTACAGTCACGGTCATGCCGCGGCGCCCGAGGGAGCGGACCGCGTGCTCACCGATCCCTGAGGGGGACTCATGTCCAGTCCGTCCGCTGCCGCCCCGCCGCCGCGCGTGCCGAACGACCCGTACCGCCCGCCGGTGGTGCCGAGCCCGTTGCAGCCGCCCGCCTGGATGAAGGCCACCGAGCCGCGCAAGCCGACCCCGGTGCCCGGGGTGCGGGTAGTGGCGGCCGGCCTCGCCGCCGGACTGGTGTCGGCGGCCGTGCTGGCGGACGGGATCGGGGTGAACCTGCTGATCTGCGCGCTGATCGCCGCCGTGGCGGCCGGGTTGGCAGGGCGCTCCGCCGGGCGGCAGGTACGGCCGTGGACGGTCCTCTGGGGTGTCGTGGCGCTGCTGCTGCTGGTCGTTCCGGTGCTCACCGACGCCGGCTGGCCGACCTTCCTGGCGATCGTGACGGCGCTCGGCATCGGCTCGCTCGCGCTGCACGGCGGGTCCAGGTGGGCCGGGGTGCTGCTCGGTCCTCTGGGCTTCTGGGCGCATCTCGTACCGTCGGTGCCGTGGGCGGCGATGACGCTGCGTGATCGTCAGTACCCGGCGCGGGAGCGGATCCTGCCCGTGCTAAAGGCCTCCGCCGTGGCGCTCGGCCTGCTGGTGGTCTTCGGTGCGCTGTTCGCCAGTGCGGATGCGGCCATGGGTGAGTTGTTCGGCGACCTGATGCCGAGCGCCGATGTGGGCGATCTGCCGCTGCGGGTCCTGATGTTCGCGGTCGGCCTGGTGGTGGCGCTCGGTGCCGCGCACACGGCGGCCTCCCCCAGGCGTTGGGACCGGTTGCCCGTCGCGCCCGGGCGGGAGCGCGGCCGGGTGGAGTGGGCACTGCCGCTGATCGCCCTGAACCTGCTCTTCGGAGCCTTTGCGGCCGTCCAGCTGGTGGTGTTCGTCGACGGTTACCAGGCGATCCTGCGCAAGCCCGGGCTGATCCCGTCCGAGTACGCGCGGCAGGGCTTCTGGCAGCTGCTGTGGGTCACGGTGCTCACGCTCGTGGTGGTCGCGCTGGCGAAGCGCTGGGCACCCCGGCGCACGGCCGGCGACCGGCTGCTGGTCAAGGGCCTGCTCGGGCTGCTCTGCGCGCTGACCCTGGTCGTGGTGGCCTCGGCGCTCTACCGGATGCAGCTCTACGTGGACGCCTTCGGGCTGACCAGGCTGCGGATCTCGGTGGCGGCGGTGGAGCTGTGGCTCGGCGTGGTGTTCCTGCTGGTCATCGCCGGGGGAGTGCTGAGCTCGCGGCGCTGGCTGCCCCGGGCCGTGGTGCTCAGCGCGGCTCTCGCTGTCGGGGTGTTCGGGCTGCTGGGGCCGGACGCGCTGATCGCGGAGCAGAACGTCGCGCGGTACGAGAAGTCCGGCAAGCTCGATGTCGGGTACCTGAGGGAGCTGTCGGCGGACGCCGTGCCGGCCCTCGACCGGCTGCCGGACGACCGGCGGACCTGCGCGCTGCAGCTGATCAGCCAGGACCTCTCAGAGGCGAGGTCGAGCTGGTACTCGACCAGCCTGGCCGAGGCCCGCGCCAGGGACATACTTCGGAAGAACCCGGTGGCACCGGACGGCGGAAACGCCTGCCTGCGGGCCGGATTCCGCGAGGACTACCTGCCGTAGCGACGGGCGGCGAGCCGGCCGCGGGTGTGCCGGGGGGCACACCCGCGACCGTACGGCCCGTCTGTCGGTCGGTGTTGACGGTGTATCAGTGAAACGCGGGCTACGGTCAGTGAACCGCGGCCGCGACGCCCTCGGTGGGCAGGTCGCCCGGCTTGGCCTTGATCACGAAGACGGACACCAGCAGGGCGACCGCGGCCAGCGCGGCG encodes:
- a CDS encoding Ig-like domain-containing protein is translated as MGLKKRLAGLLVALLAASALVAAPAWAAGTAVLGNNVVGTATDSGDSNYLNASRYVTGSAGGAVSSISVYVGAVGAAPNNQYQVAVYADSSGKPGALLASSASGTLTANAWNTLPVTATLGPNTPYWLAYNTNGSNATVNNLKYTSGGTSAYGNGGATFGTWPATFGATTAENLSFSIYATYTPDDGGSTPPGAGPGGEGPILLVSSPGNPYTRYYTEILKAEGLNCYKVSDLSAVTSSTLASYDVVLLGEMPLTAAQVTMFSDWTNGGGRLVAMRPDKQLAPLLGLTATTGTQSDAYLKIDTSAAPGAGLTGDTMGYHGTADRYTLNGATAVATLYSDASTATANPAVTLRTAGSGRAAAFTFDLAKSVVQTRQGNIAWAGQQRDATDGYEASEMFFGTGGQPDWNNLDKALIPIADEQQRLLANLITLVDSAKKPLPRFWYFPRDVKAVVVMSGDDHGIGGTAGRWDGYIAQSPAGCNVANWECIRGSSYLYTSGPMTAAQAQAYSDQGFEVGLHVTTNCQPWGTTAALQGMYTDQLNAFKAKYPSLPTPSSSRTHCVEWDDWATQARTKLANGIRLDEDYYFYPSSFTKDRPGYFNGTGEIMKFADTDGSVIDEYQATTQLTDESGQTYPATVNTLLNGAYGSQGYYAALTANIHTDYAASTASDAIIAAAKAKGVPVVSGRQMLTWLDGRNGSAFSKLAWSGSSLSFDITGGANGLRAMVPVNSASGSLAGLSRQGQSVPYRIETIKGVSYAFFDGTVGSYVATYGQDTTAPTVTGTSPANGATGVAPSAAVRFSFGEPLDPATVTASTVTLRVSGGAAVAGSVAYDSTTSSAVFTPGSALALTTGYTATVQGVKDIAGNVLASPYSVSFTTGGAPPQTIGNTAVGTLIDDTDSNHLNGSKVTTGASPVPLTSLSVHVGSVSAAPNNQYQLAVYTDSGGSPGTLVVSTASGTLTANAWNSLPVSATLSANTTYWFVYNSNGTSAAVNNMNFSTGAAGQGAYSSTGVPFGTWPASFGPATKDTLMYSLYGSY
- a CDS encoding DUF4153 domain-containing protein, which translates into the protein MSSPSAAAPPPRVPNDPYRPPVVPSPLQPPAWMKATEPRKPTPVPGVRVVAAGLAAGLVSAAVLADGIGVNLLICALIAAVAAGLAGRSAGRQVRPWTVLWGVVALLLLVVPVLTDAGWPTFLAIVTALGIGSLALHGGSRWAGVLLGPLGFWAHLVPSVPWAAMTLRDRQYPARERILPVLKASAVALGLLVVFGALFASADAAMGELFGDLMPSADVGDLPLRVLMFAVGLVVALGAAHTAASPRRWDRLPVAPGRERGRVEWALPLIALNLLFGAFAAVQLVVFVDGYQAILRKPGLIPSEYARQGFWQLLWVTVLTLVVVALAKRWAPRRTAGDRLLVKGLLGLLCALTLVVVASALYRMQLYVDAFGLTRLRISVAAVELWLGVVFLLVIAGGVLSSRRWLPRAVVLSAALAVGVFGLLGPDALIAEQNVARYEKSGKLDVGYLRELSADAVPALDRLPDDRRTCALQLISQDLSEARSSWYSTSLAEARARDILRKNPVAPDGGNACLRAGFREDYLP